A single Ictidomys tridecemlineatus isolate mIctTri1 unplaced genomic scaffold, mIctTri1.hap1 Scaffold_623, whole genome shotgun sequence DNA region contains:
- the LOC101975579 gene encoding uncharacterized protein LOC101975579 yields MNTFRKTLGAIGLRARVVGYNPIGRLHKAARDGDLEEVTRLLLRGSCHVNDIDKKNRTPLHYACAYGQTEVVDFLVKNKCDIHLCDSDNNTPLIKAIQQQEEECATILLENGADVNVQDPNGGTPLHHAACTNNTSVAAKLLLHNADIEAQNKDGCTPLLLALKENKHRMAEFLIKAKANIHAVDMRGRTALMLAVRYESPHIVKLLIEGGIDVFAEDVDGGTALCYSVASGCNIL; encoded by the exons ATGAACACTTTTCGGAAGACCCTGGGCGCCATTGGACTGCGAGCTAGGGTCGTGGGCTACAATCCCATAGGCCGCCTACACAAAGCTGCCAGGGATGGCGACTTGGAGGAAGTGACGCGTCTCCTTCTTCGAGGGAGCTGTCATGTCAATGACATAGATAAGAAGAACAG GACTCCTCTACATTACGCATGTGCCTATGGCCAGACAGAAGTGGTGGATTTTCTAGTAAAGAACAAATGCGACATTCACCTCTGTGACAGTGACAACAACACACCTCTGATTAAG GCCATCCAACAGCAAGAAGAAGAATGTGCAACTATTCTTCTAGAAAATGGTGCCGATGTAAATGTTCAGGATCCCAATGGTGGAACTCCTCTCCACCATGCTGCCTGTACTAACAACACATCAGTGGCAGCAAAACTGCTTTTACATAATGCAGATATTGAAGCTCAAAACAAG gatGGCTGCACCCCACTTTTACTTGCcctaaaggaaaacaaacaccGTATGGCAGAATTTTTAATTAAGGCGAAAGCAAATATACATGCGGTTGACATGAGAGGAAG AACAGCCCTCATGCTTGCAGTGAGGTATGAATCACCACATATAGTCAAGCTTCTTATTGAAGGAGGCATTGATGTCTTTGCGGAAGATGTGGATGGAGGGACTGCATTATGTTATTCTGTTGCTAGTGGCTGCAACAT